Proteins encoded by one window of Antechinus flavipes isolate AdamAnt ecotype Samford, QLD, Australia chromosome 4, AdamAnt_v2, whole genome shotgun sequence:
- the LOC127563346 gene encoding olfactory receptor 13G1-like: MKNQTMEMEFILVGISSLPELRLFLLVFFLGIYVTALLGNSLIFFTIYLSQQLHTPMYFLLGNLSAIDLLCTSTIVPKMLANLLSQKTVISFVGCMAQMYVFTWALVSEALLLALMAFDRYAAICHPLHYPMIMSNHVCIGMAVSIWAIGISNSAVHTSLAIPLSFCSSLIIDHFFCELPPILKLSCSDTHLNEALAFCADVIFGVGSCSLILVSYGCIIRTILRIRSSEGKKKAFSTCSSHLTVVSLYYSTVIYTYIRPTSNLSLGRDKIITALYSVIIPMFNPIIYSFRNREVKGALQRLLGWTSFFPPGRTVSIHVKNHPS, encoded by the coding sequence ATGAAGAATCAGACTATGGAAATGGAATTTATATTGGTGGGAATTTCCAGCCTTCCAGAGCTACGCCTGTTTCTCTTAGTGTTCTTCCTGGGCATCTATGTAACTGCTCTGCTGGGAAACTCTCTCATCTTCTTCACCATCTATCTCAGTCAACAGCTTCACACACCCATGTACTTCCTTTTGGGCAACTTGTCTGCCATTGACCTCTTGTGTACATCTACAATTGTGCCCAAGATGTTAGCCAACCTTTTGTCCCAGAAGACTGTCATTTCATTTGTAGGTTGCATGGCTCAAATGTATGTGTTCACATGGGCCTTAGTCTCAGAAGCTCTCCTCCTGGCCCTCATGGCATTTGACCGCTATGCTGCCATCTGCCATCCCCTCCATTACCCAATGATCATGAGTAATCATGTCTGCATTGGGATGGCAGTCAGCATCTGGGCCATTGGCATAAGTAACTCAGCAGTCCATACCAGCTTGGCAATCCCCTTATCGTTCTGCAGCTCTCTCATCATTGACCACTTTTTCTGTGAGCTGCCACCCATCCTGAAGCTGTCATGCTCTGATACCCATCTCAATGAAGCTCTAGCTTTCTGTGCAGATGTGATATTTGGGGTGGGGAGTTGTTCTCTTATCCTGGTTTCTTATGGATGCATTATTAGAACAATTCTGAGGATTCGCTCCTCTGAGGGCAAGAAGAAAGCCTTTTCCACCTGTTCTTCTCACCTTACTGTTGTCTCTCTCTACTATTCCACTGTAATTTACACCTACATTCGTCCAACTTCCAATCTCTCTTTGGGAAGGGACAAAATTATCACTGCCCTCTATTCTGTCATCATCCCTATGTTCAACCCAATTATTTATTCCTTCAGGAATAGAGAAGTGAAAGGGGCCCTTCAGAGATTGTTGGGATGGACTTCATTCTTTCCCCCAGGCAGAACTGTTTCAATTCATGTAAAAAATCATCCATCTTAG
- the LOC127563356 gene encoding olfactory receptor 13G1-like: MKNQTMEIEFILVGISSLPELRLFLLVSFLCIYVTALVGNSLIFFTIYASQQLHTPMYFLLGNLSALDLLCTSTIVPKMLANLLSQKAAISFSGCMAQMYMFTWALVSEGLLLALMAFDRYAAICHPLHYPMIMSSRVCIGMAGSIWAIGISNSAVHTSLAIPLSFCSSLIIDHFFCELPPILKLSCSDTHLNEALAFCADAIFGVGSCSLILVSYGCIIRTILRIRSSEGKKKAFSTCSSHLTVVSLYYSTAIYTYIRPTSNLTLGRDKIITAFYSVIIPMFNPIIYSFRNREVKGALQRLLGWTSFFPPGRTVSIHVK; this comes from the coding sequence ATGAAGAACCAGACTATGGAAATAGAATTTATATTGGTGGGAATTTCCAGCCTCCCGGAGCTACGCCTGTTTCTCTTAGTGTCCTTCCTGTGCATCTATGTAACTGCTCTGGTGGGAAACTCTCTCATCTTCTTCACCATCTATGCCAGTCAACAGCTTCACACACCCATGTACTTCCTTTTGGGCAACTTGTCTGCCCTTGACCTCTTGTGTACATCTACAATTGTGCCCAAGATGTTAGCCAACCTTTTATCCCAGAAGGCTGCCATTTCATTTTCAGGCTGCATGGCTCAGATGTATATGTTCACATGGGCCTTAGTCTCAGAGGGTCTACTCCTGGCCCTCATGGCATTTGACCGCTATGCTGCCATCTGCCATCCCCTCCATTACCCAATGATCATGAGTAGTCGTGTCTGTATTGGGATGGCAGGCAGCATTTGGGCCATTGGCATAAGTAACTCAGCAGTCCATACCAGCTTGGCAATCCCTTTATCGTTCTGCAGCTCTCTCATCATTGACCACTTTTTCTGTGAGCTGCCACCCATCCTGAAGCTGTCATGCTCTGACACTCATCTCAATGAAGCTCTAGCTTTCTGTGCAGATGCGATATTTGGAGTGGGGAGTTGTTCCCTTATCCTGGTTTCTTATGGATGCATTATTAGAACAATTCTGAGGATTCGCTCTTCTGAGGGCAAGAAAAAAGCCTTTTCCACCTGCTCTTCTCACCTTACTGTTGTCTCTCTCTACTATTCCACTGCAATTTACACCTACATTCGTCCAACCTCCAATCTCACTTTGGGAAGGGACAAAATCATCACTGCCTTCTACTCTGTCATCATCCCTATGTTCAACCCAATTATTTATTCCTTTAGGAATAGAGAAGTGAAAGGGGCCCTGCAGAGGTTGTTGGGATGGacttcattctttcctccagGTAGAactgtatcaattcatgtaaaatga
- the LOC127563345 gene encoding olfactory receptor 13G1-like, with amino-acid sequence MKNQTMEIEFILVGISSLPELRLFLLVSFLCIYVTALVGNSLIFFTIYASQQLHTPMYFLLGNLSALDLLCTSTIVPKMLANLLSQKAAISFSGCMAQMYMFTWALVSEGLLLALMAFDRYAAICHPLHYPMIMSSRVCIGMAGSIWAIGISNSAVHTSLAIPLSFCSSLIIDHFFCELPPILKLSCSDTHLNEALAFCADAIFGVGSCSLILVSYGCIIRTILRIRSSEGKKKAFSTCSSHLTVVFLYYSTAIYTYIRPTSNLTLGRDKIITAFYSVIIPMFNPIIYSFRNREVKGALQRLLGWTSFFPPGRTVSIHVK; translated from the coding sequence ATGAAGAACCAGACTATGGAAATAGAATTTATATTGGTGGGAATTTCCAGCCTCCCGGAGCTACGCCTGTTTCTCTTAGTGTCCTTCCTGTGCATCTATGTAACTGCTCTGGTGGGAAACTCTCTCATCTTCTTCACCATCTATGCCAGTCAACAGCTTCACACACCCATGTACTTCCTTTTGGGCAACTTGTCTGCCCTTGACCTCTTGTGTACATCTACAATTGTGCCCAAGATGTTAGCCAACCTTTTATCCCAGAAGGCTGCCATTTCATTTTCAGGCTGCATGGCTCAGATGTATATGTTCACATGGGCCTTAGTCTCAGAGGGTCTACTCCTGGCCCTCATGGCATTTGACCGCTATGCTGCCATCTGCCATCCCCTCCATTACCCAATGATCATGAGTAGTCGTGTCTGTATTGGGATGGCAGGCAGCATTTGGGCCATTGGCATAAGTAACTCAGCAGTCCATACCAGCTTGGCAATCCCTTTATCGTTCTGCAGCTCTCTCATCATTGACCACTTTTTCTGTGAGCTGCCACCCATCCTGAAGCTGTCATGCTCTGACACTCATCTCAATGAAGCTCTAGCTTTCTGTGCAGATGCGATATTTGGAGTGGGGAGTTGTTCCCTTATCCTGGTTTCTTATGGATGCATTATTAGAACAATTCTGAGGATTCGCTCTTCTGAGGGCAAGAAAAAAGCCTTTTCCACCTGCTCTTCTCACCTTACTGTTGTCTTTCTCTACTATTCCACTGCAATTTACACCTACATTCGTCCAACCTCCAATCTCACTTTGGGAAGGGACAAAATCATCACTGCCTTCTACTCTGTCATCATCCCTATGTTCAACCCAATTATTTATTCCTTTAGGAATAGAGAAGTGAAAGGGGCCCTGCAGAGGTTGTTGGGATGGacttcattctttcctccagGTAGAactgtatcaattcatgtaaaatga